Genomic window (Elstera cyanobacteriorum):
GTCGGCCCTGCGGCGGAACGGGTGGCGGGATTAATCATCCTGGGTTTGGCCATCGTTCTATCAATGCCGATCATTTTCGGCAATTTCCTGCCCGCTTTTGCCGTGCTGCTGATGGCACTGGCCATTCTTGCCCGCGATGGGGCGATGATGGTTGCCGGTTGGGTTGTCAGCGTGATTGCGGTCGCCGTCGTCGGGCTTGTCATCTATGTCGGGATTGAGGCTGTCAAGCTGGCTCTTTTTTCGCTATTTTCCTGACACCCTACCAAGAAAAGGAATCCCCCAACGGTGTTTCAAGAGTTCCTAGAACCCGGCGCGATGACCGCGCTGCTGCAAGTTTTGATGGTCGATCTGGTGCTGGCCGGGGATAATGCCATCGTCGTGGGGATGGCGGTGGCCGGTCTGCCTGCGGCCATTCGCACGCGCGCCATTTTCCTTGGCATCGCGGCGGCAGCGGTGCTGCGCATCATTTTCTCGCTGATGACCGTTCAGCTTCTGTCGATCACCGGCCTTGTGCTGGCAGGCGGCGTGCTGCTGCTGTGGGTCTGCTGGAAGATGTACCGCGAAATCATGGAACAGCGCGCCGAACGCAAGGCGGCTGAAGCCATTGAGGAAGCGACCGACGATCTTTTAAGCGAAAATGGCCATAAGCCCGCCGAAACCGAGGTGCCGACCAAGACCCTGCGCCAAGCGCTAATCCAGATCATCTTGGCCGACGTGTCGATGTCGCTGGATAATGTGCTGGCCGTTGCTGGCGCCGCGCGGCATCACGAAATGATCATGGTGATCGGCCTTGCCGTCTCGGTGATCCTCATGGCCGTCGCGTCCACCTTCATTGCCCGCCTGCTGTCGCGCTTCCATTGGATCGCCTATATCGGCCTGGCAATGATCGGCTATATTGCGCTGAAGATGATCTACGACGGCTCCTTCGAGGTGCTGCCGCTGATCGGCGTGAAATAATCGGGTAGGAGCAACCGGGACTGTGGGCGAATTTTCGGATTACGTGCGGTTTTTGGTATCGCTGTTTGCGATCCTGACGCCTTTTGCCGCTTTGCCCACCTTCCTGACGCTGACCCAAGGGCAAACGCCGGAGCAGCAGCGCTTGACCGCACTAACGGCGGCGCGGACGGTGGGCGGCGTGTTGA
Coding sequences:
- a CDS encoding TerC family protein; translated protein: MFQEFLEPGAMTALLQVLMVDLVLAGDNAIVVGMAVAGLPAAIRTRAIFLGIAAAAVLRIIFSLMTVQLLSITGLVLAGGVLLLWVCWKMYREIMEQRAERKAAEAIEEATDDLLSENGHKPAETEVPTKTLRQALIQIILADVSMSLDNVLAVAGAARHHEMIMVIGLAVSVILMAVASTFIARLLSRFHWIAYIGLAMIGYIALKMIYDGSFEVLPLIGVK